In Chitinophagaceae bacterium, the DNA window TTTTCCCTTCGCATATGCCCGCTTCCTGATCAATGAAAAACGATAGTCTTTCATTGGCAGAAAAGAAGCCGCATGTCCCCAGTATTCAAAAAGTTTCTTTTCACTGAGCAATTCACTCAGCCAGCTACTTTTAAATTCCGGTATGCGCGACCAAAGCACATGGTGGTGCGCTCTTTCAACAACTGATAAAGTATCAATCTGTACATAGCCAAGGTGCTCAATGGTTTTGAGCAGATCACTTTTTGTGCGCAGTTGCTGTCCGGTCAACCACTGGCTTTCAATTGCTGTGTTTGCTGCCCTGGCTATGGAAATCTCGCCTTTCATGCTCATACTTTGATCGTTGCTAAGATAACAGGTCTTGCTTTTTGCGTATGTTTTTAATTCTTTGTCAGCGATTATCGCTATCAGAATTCAGAAAATTTCAGGGGGCCGTTCTAAATGGGGACATCTGCTGATGAATGCGAATGGCTTTCAACGAATAACGGATGCCTAACAACAATGAAATAAAAGCGCCGCCTGCTATCAGCGGAATGTTCTCCGCCATGATGCAGAAATCATAGGCACCATGGAGTATCACAGCAAACAATAAACCCTGCAGCTGAAGAAAAATAGCATTGTTTTTAAACTTTGCAAGTCCGACATAATAACCCATTATCACTCCGAAGGTGGCGTGAGCAGGAACAGCCGTAAACATCCGGAGCACTGCGTTTCCCATTCCATACTGACTCACATAGAAAATATTTTCGAGTGTGGCGAAGCCCATTGCCACCATTACGGAATAAGTAATGCCGTCAAATGGTTCGTTAAAATCTCTTTTCCTGAAAGCATAGATCCGGAGCATAAAGAACTTTGAAAATTCCTCGCTCCCACCTACCACCACAAAGGTGAATAAGAAAGTTCTGAGTGTTGCATTCATTACCGGCAACTTAGAGCTACCGATATCTTCTAATAAAATGGCGGGTAAAATGGCAATCATGCCAAGGATAAATGAGAATATCAGCAATCTTCTCGGCTCACTGTCAAATTTATCTTTCCAATAAACAAATATTGCAATGGCAAGTCCCGGCGCGATTGCCATTCCCAGTGTCAGGTACGGGATCATAAATTAATTTGTGAAAATTTAAACAGAATAAAGGGATAATAAAAATCAACCAGATGGATTTGACGCTAATTCCGCCAGTAAAAAATGCCGGAAATATTTCCGGCATTCCTTTATTTGTTCAACTTCAGAGGATGTCAATTTATCAAAAGCGTCTCAAGCGACGTTGCAGCTCTTTGCGTGCAAAGAATATTCTGCTTTTAACAGTTCCCAATGGAATGGAAAGGTGAAAGGCAATTTCGTGGTATCTGTAGCCTTCGAAGTACATTAGGAAGGGAACACGAATGCTTTCATCAATATCAGCTAAAGCACGTTCAATCTCTGTCATTCCAAGCTTCACCTCACCGTCATTAACAGTTGTTTTAGCGAGTGTGTTGATGTAAAACTGATTTTCAGTTTCATCCGTTACAGTCTGGCGTTTGGCCTGGCGACGATAGTTGTTGATGAAGCTATTCTTCATGATCGTGTACAACCATGCTTTCAGATTGGTATCCATCCTGAACTTATCTCTATTGAGAAGAGCGCGATACAAAGTTTCCTGAATAAGGTCCTTTGCATCTTCAATATCCTTTGTCAGGTTATAAGCGAACGAATAAAGCGACTCGGCTGCTTGTTCCACCTGTGTATCAAATTCTAAAGTTGACATGTTGAAGAGTTGTATGTTTTAATCACTAATGAGAAGCAAAGATAAAACATTTTGTTTAACTTTTATGCTTTTTCGTTAAACATTATATTTTGACGCTTCCAATTACACAAATAGCCGAAGAGGCTGGTACATTTTCATACTATGCGAATCACTAAAAAAACGACGTTTTTACAACCTTCCTAAAAAAACGAGAAATCCCGTTAAAACGACGTTAAAGCATTTGTTTAACATTCTGATGCTTTAATTATACAGCAAATGAGTCCTCAAACTGGCACCGCAAATGGTTTTAAAGGGTTGCTTAAATAGCATTACGAAACAATCCGGATGATATTGGAAAGCAATAATATATGGAAGGAACGCTGGTATTTAGATGTGTAACGATGATTCGCCCATTTCAGGATGATACACCTGCCCAAATAATAAGCTATTGGTATTACATGCCTGCGGAGGCAAATGAGGCTTCAAAATTTCAATTCTTAAACTGATGCTTATGGGTGAAAGTCGAAATGAAAGAGCGGCAGAACATTATAGGTTCAATAATGAAACCGGCGATGTGCCTGCAACCCACCACTCCTGCCTACTGATTATCAATAATTCCCTTTAAGTCACTGATTGCATTAATCAATTGCACATTACGAGGAGCTTTAATTGTATTTGTGCAAATAATATAGCCGGATAAAAAGATCTTGCATTTCGGAAATAATTTAGCAAGCTTTGAAACATACCCTGAAAGTTCAACAGGTGCCGGAAAACTGGTGAAAATACTGTACACCTGATTTGGTTTAAATACACTACTCACCTTTTCAACATCGCGCAGCGGAACATTTTGTCCGAGGTACATGATATGGTGCTGCTTTTTCCTGAGCAAATAATTGAGATACAGCAACCCCAACTCATGTAACTCTCCTTCCGGTAAATAGAGCAATGTTTTGCTTACTGCACTGCTCCTGACCACTTCCAAGCGGTCAATTGCGACAATCAACTTTTGACGGATGAGGTTGGATATAAAATGCTCCTGCGCAGGATTAACTGAACCGGTTTGCCACAGGATGCCAATGTTCCGCAAAAAAGGAAATACAATTTGCTCCATCGCAGCTTCAAAACCTAAATGGGCGATGTTGATGCTGATCACTCTCTCAAATTCAGATTCGTCAAGTTCTACCATTGCAAGGGTGAGCGCATCCACCTGGTTAGGAAATTCAAAATTAGTGGAGGTAATGGAACGCACTTTATCTTCAATTTCAGCCTGCTTCATTTTCGCAACCTGCGAAATTTTAAATCCGTTCCTGTTTAACAACGATATATTCAGCAGCAATGTGAGCTCATCATCATTGTACTGCCTGATGTTTGTGTCAGAACGTGTTGGCTTCAGCAGTCCATACCGTTGTTCCCAGATACGGATCGTATGTGCTTTAACACCGGACAGCGCTTCAAATTGTTTGATGTGATAGTTTGCCATTCACGCTTTTATTTAAACAATTTTCTTTTCACTTAACATTCAACAGAGGCCTCTATGCAATATCCATTCACTTGAAAAACTTTTCGAAAGATGATGATTTATAAATTAGCCAGCGCCAAAACAGTGGTGATTGCAGTGCAACAGACTCTTATAAATGATGGGATAAACAAAGAATCAGGTAAATTGTTTACCCGGCACTTTTTTATGTACAACTAAACGGCCACCGTATGCAGATCAATTTTCATTTCATTCACCTGCAGCTACAGCAAACCAAACGTGTCAATCTTTGCAGACAACTATTTTCATTGTTTGCTGCCAATTTTCGCATTCAACTTTTAACAGGTAACTACCAGGGGCCACATTAGAAAGATCAGCAGTGGCCTTATCGTTTTCATATTGAATCTTAACAGGAAGCAGAAGGCCTGTTAAATCAATCAGCTCGGCATGAATAATTCCCGCAGGTAAGCCCTCCAGGTTCAAAACGTCCGCGGTTGGATTCGGAAATACTTTCAGTGCTCTTTCAGAAAAATCAACAAGAAAAATTTTTAAAGGAAGTGTGGTGAATTTTTTGATTTCACTGTTGGCAGATATCAGTATTACGTTGGTATCGCACTTGGATTGAATGTACCATTGATAAGGAGTGTTTATTGAAAGATCATTCAACACCTTGCTGTTGCCGGATGCATTTACTGAACTCCAGCTTGAATCGTAAGCGGACTTATAAAAAACTTTATATCCTGTTGCATTGGTAGCATTTCCCCAGGTTAACTTTGCACTCGTTTGAGTAATATTTTTTGTCTTTAATGTTTTTTCTGTTGGTCTGGCACAGGGCGTCCATTCGTAACGGTGAGCACGATAGATCACTCCTTTCTTACTTTCATTCAAAGTCATTTCCCACACAATATTACCCAGGCTATCCACTTCTGTAATATTCGGAGATCCCTCGCCCAATTCACTGCCTGCATAAATAGATCCCCAGTTAATAAGTGTATGACCGTCAAAAAGTCGTTGTACATTTCCCATCGCATATCCTTGCACGGATTCTCCATCGATGTAGGGATGCGCGTAAGACCAGATCAACGAAGCAGTTTTATTCACTTCATCAAGTTTGTATTCTTTTGCAAAAGATATCTTGACAGGATGATAGTTTCCATTATCATACATCGTTATATTGCCATTGGCAATCCGCCGCACATCGTGCTGATAGTTGAAACCAAGTGTATCATTCAGAAAAACAAATTCATTCTTAACGCCTCCTAACCGCCACATCATCTCACCGGTTTCCCTGTTAATTTTTATCGCCTGGTCAAGTTTACGGCAGGACAGTAAAATATTACCATCAGTATCCAGATCAATAGAATTAGCATGCACATAATCTATAATACTGAAAAATAAGGCTTCGTGCAAGGCTTCCGGAATGTCAATGTAGTCCCAGCTTCTCCATTCAAATATTACATTCTTTGCTGTATCAAGCTCTTGTACAATAGCTCCTATCACTGTTGCCTGATCGCTGTAATCAGGATCGTAGACAGTCATGTCAATGGTTTGATAATCGAGACCAATCATAAATGAATGACCATCAGGACAGGCAATGAAATCATGCACATCTGTTATATAGCCGTTTCCAACTTTATAACTATTGATCATGTTGAATGAAGAGTCCTGCATCTGGTAACTCTGCGTGGTTTCATCGTAAAATGTGATATACCCATTTCTGTTGATGTCGAAATTAAGTCCTTTCACCTGCGATTTCTTTCTGTATGGAAATTGACCATCGCTTGTCATAATTGCGACTTGTTCAATTGGCGCTCCCAACAGGCTTATCGTATGATAAAATATATCGCCCTGCGCGGGATCTGTATTCACATTAATTTTGAATGGCGGCGGTGTCAATGAGGTGTTGTCAAAACCTTCTTCTTCAACTACACCAAAATCTTCACGCAACATTTGTTTCCTGAACATTTCAAATTGTTTGGCTGATTCATTCGATGGAGCCGGTCGTGTATGAAAATGGAAATTAAATCCTTGCAGTATTTCGCCGGTAATCGTTAAGATTCCTTTACGCACAGCTACGGATACTTCTTCATCAAATTCGAATGCCACTAAAGGAGTAAGCAATATAGTTTTGCCATCGTCTGACAACAGACTGCTTACTATGTGTTCACCGCTTTTTGATCCGTATATCCTGAAAATATTTTGTTGCTGTATAGAAGCAGGATCAATCAATCTTCCGTCTCTCAGGATAATATTCCTGCTCGTTTGCTGAAGTATTGATCCGGGTTTGGGAGACACATAACTAAATTGCGCGATGGCAGTATAAAAAAATACAATCAATAAAAGATGCAGGAGAATTACTTTCTTCATATCCGGGATTTGAGTTAAAAGTATACAATTGATACTTTCAAAACAATCCGCCAGTACTATTCTATCATCACTTTTTGAATCACAGAAACATCGTTTACACGCATCCTGAGAAAATAAATACCGTTTGCAAACGAATGCAATGGTATTAAAAAGGTTGTATTGCCTTGCACAACATGGAACGGTGTTGAATATATCTCTTTTCCCAGAAGATCAGATAACAGTAGTTGAACACTCACTGATCCTGTTTGCTTGAGAGAAACATTAAGATGCTCATGGGCAGGATTAGGAAATACAGAAATTACTACACCCAAACCGGTAATTTCATTCAGCGTAATGAATGTTTGCAAATCAGAAAGTGAAGATGCTTTGCTATTTCCAGTGCAAACTGTTTGAATTCGCCAATCATAGGAAGCACCTGACTTTAAGTTTTCAAATGAATAAGAAGAAGTACCTGATGGCATCTTCACGGTATCCCATTGAGTGTATCCTGATTCATGAAACAGTAACAGATAAGATCCTGCATTTTTCACTTCCTTCCAATGAATATCAGCAGCGGTTTCTGAAACCTGTGAAACCGTAAGTGAATCAGGAGCTATCAGAATGCAGGGAGTCCATTCATAGCGATGTGCGCGATAGGTTACAAAATCTATAGTATCGTTAAAATGCATTTCCCATACAATGTTGCCGATGCTGTCTATTTCCGTCATGTTCGGTGAACCTGTGCCGGGAATAATATAACCCCAGTTAATAAAGGTATTTCCGTTTGAAAGCCGTTGCGCATTACCCATTGCCCAACTCTGCAGGTTCTTGCCATTTATAAGCGGATGTTGATAGGAAAATACCAGTTTCGCCGTTTTATTGATTTCATCCACTTCATATTCTTTAAACGTTGCGACAGGCGGAGAATGATAACAACCGTTATCAAAAACAGTAAGGTGACCATTCTTCAAGCGACGGCAATCATGCTGAAAATTAAATTGCACAGGATCATTTGTAAAAGCGAATTCATTCTTACCACCTCCCATTCTCCAGATCAGGTCACCGGTTGAAGAATTAATTTTCAATATTTGGTCAAGCATGCGACATGACATAAGAATGTTTCCATCATCATCCACTTCAATGGAGTTTGGATGCACGTAGTCAATAATTTGTGTTGAAAAATAGATGTGTTTTGCATCCATAATATCAATGTGATCCCAGCTTCTCCACTCAAAAACAAGATTCTTATTTGAATCCAACTCCTGTAAAATGGCACCAATAACGCTGGCATCGGAATGATAGTTGGGACTGTACACCGTCATATCAACAATCTGCGGATCATCAGCAATTATAAATGAATGTCCATTGGGAAGCAGAATAAAATCATGCGGATCTGTTGCATAACCATTCGCGGCAGTGTATGTATTAATAACATTATAGGAGGAATCCCAAACTTCGAAATAAGCTGAATCATAATTGAAGACAGTCAGATAACCGTTCTTATTAATATCAAAAGTGCTGCCTTTAGCAATTGTTTGTTGCGCAAATACGGAATCGCCGTCACTCGTCATGATAGAAATAAATTTATTAGGGGAACCCTGGAAATTGAAAGTGTAGTAGAAAATATCACCTGGTGAAGGTTCTTTATTCACATCAATAGTAAATTTTGGAAAGGTTTCTGAATCCCGCACAATGGCAGGATTATTTCGCGTGGTGCCAAAGTCATCACTCATTACTTTTTTTGCCGCAGCTTCCAGTTGCATGCTTTCCTTTATTGAATAATGCGGTTGTATAACGAATGAAAACTGGTAACCTTCCAAGTGTGTTCCTTCCATAGTTATCAGCGAATTATTTATGGTAACGTTAACACTTTCTCCTTGTGAAAATAATTTGATGGGTTTTAACAGTAATGTTTTCTGATCATCTGCAATACTTACATTCATAAGATGCTGTCCACTCAGAGATCCGGTTACAACGTACCAATTGTCTCCGCCATATGAATCGGGCTTCAGCTTACTGGCTGCTCTAAGAATAATCGTGCGGTCAGGATGATGATATTTTGAACCGGGCACAGGAGCAACGTACACAAACTGCGCTGATAAAGCCTGGATGAAAAGAAAGAAAGTAAAAACCGTGAACAGCAGGTGTTTCATAGCATAAAACGTATCTGGGAAAATTACCAAATAAATTTCATACGAATTATTCATGATGTTATTGCTTGCACATTTCAAGATGGCGCATTTGGAACTGAGGAAAGCAATTGGAAACGCAGATAATGCCGTATCATTTGTTTTCACCATTCGGCTGCGGGAAAAGTCGGCATAGATGCCGTATCATTTGTTTTCACCAGTCGGCTGCGGGAAAAGCTTACAGTGATGCCGTATCATTTGTTTTCACCATTCGGCTGCGGAAAAGTC includes these proteins:
- a CDS encoding PrsW family intramembrane metalloprotease — its product is MAIAPGLAIAIFVYWKDKFDSEPRRLLIFSFILGMIAILPAILLEDIGSSKLPVMNATLRTFLFTFVVVGGSEEFSKFFMLRIYAFRKRDFNEPFDGITYSVMVAMGFATLENIFYVSQYGMGNAVLRMFTAVPAHATFGVIMGYYVGLAKFKNNAIFLQLQGLLFAVILHGAYDFCIMAENIPLIAGGAFISLLLGIRYSLKAIRIHQQMSPFRTAP
- a CDS encoding RNA polymerase sigma factor translates to MSTLEFDTQVEQAAESLYSFAYNLTKDIEDAKDLIQETLYRALLNRDKFRMDTNLKAWLYTIMKNSFINNYRRQAKRQTVTDETENQFYINTLAKTTVNDGEVKLGMTEIERALADIDESIRVPFLMYFEGYRYHEIAFHLSIPLGTVKSRIFFARKELQRRLRRF
- a CDS encoding MerR family transcriptional regulator produces the protein MANYHIKQFEALSGVKAHTIRIWEQRYGLLKPTRSDTNIRQYNDDELTLLLNISLLNRNGFKISQVAKMKQAEIEDKVRSITSTNFEFPNQVDALTLAMVELDESEFERVISINIAHLGFEAAMEQIVFPFLRNIGILWQTGSVNPAQEHFISNLIRQKLIVAIDRLEVVRSSAVSKTLLYLPEGELHELGLLYLNYLLRKKQHHIMYLGQNVPLRDVEKVSSVFKPNQVYSIFTSFPAPVELSGYVSKLAKLFPKCKIFLSGYIICTNTIKAPRNVQLINAISDLKGIIDNQ
- a CDS encoding aryl-sulfate sulfotransferase, translated to MKKVILLHLLLIVFFYTAIAQFSYVSPKPGSILQQTSRNIILRDGRLIDPASIQQQNIFRIYGSKSGEHIVSSLLSDDGKTILLTPLVAFEFDEEVSVAVRKGILTITGEILQGFNFHFHTRPAPSNESAKQFEMFRKQMLREDFGVVEEEGFDNTSLTPPPFKINVNTDPAQGDIFYHTISLLGAPIEQVAIMTSDGQFPYRKKSQVKGLNFDINRNGYITFYDETTQSYQMQDSSFNMINSYKVGNGYITDVHDFIACPDGHSFMIGLDYQTIDMTVYDPDYSDQATVIGAIVQELDTAKNVIFEWRSWDYIDIPEALHEALFFSIIDYVHANSIDLDTDGNILLSCRKLDQAIKINRETGEMMWRLGGVKNEFVFLNDTLGFNYQHDVRRIANGNITMYDNGNYHPVKISFAKEYKLDEVNKTASLIWSYAHPYIDGESVQGYAMGNVQRLFDGHTLINWGSIYAGSELGEGSPNITEVDSLGNIVWEMTLNESKKGVIYRAHRYEWTPCARPTEKTLKTKNITQTSAKLTWGNATNATGYKVFYKSAYDSSWSSVNASGNSKVLNDLSINTPYQWYIQSKCDTNVILISANSEIKKFTTLPLKIFLVDFSERALKVFPNPTADVLNLEGLPAGIIHAELIDLTGLLLPVKIQYENDKATADLSNVAPGSYLLKVECENWQQTMKIVVCKD
- a CDS encoding aryl-sulfate sulfotransferase — translated: MKHLLFTVFTFFLFIQALSAQFVYVAPVPGSKYHHPDRTIILRAASKLKPDSYGGDNWYVVTGSLSGQHLMNVSIADDQKTLLLKPIKLFSQGESVNVTINNSLITMEGTHLEGYQFSFVIQPHYSIKESMQLEAAAKKVMSDDFGTTRNNPAIVRDSETFPKFTIDVNKEPSPGDIFYYTFNFQGSPNKFISIMTSDGDSVFAQQTIAKGSTFDINKNGYLTVFNYDSAYFEVWDSSYNVINTYTAANGYATDPHDFILLPNGHSFIIADDPQIVDMTVYSPNYHSDASVIGAILQELDSNKNLVFEWRSWDHIDIMDAKHIYFSTQIIDYVHPNSIEVDDDGNILMSCRMLDQILKINSSTGDLIWRMGGGKNEFAFTNDPVQFNFQHDCRRLKNGHLTVFDNGCYHSPPVATFKEYEVDEINKTAKLVFSYQHPLINGKNLQSWAMGNAQRLSNGNTFINWGYIIPGTGSPNMTEIDSIGNIVWEMHFNDTIDFVTYRAHRYEWTPCILIAPDSLTVSQVSETAADIHWKEVKNAGSYLLLFHESGYTQWDTVKMPSGTSSYSFENLKSGASYDWRIQTVCTGNSKASSLSDLQTFITLNEITGLGVVISVFPNPAHEHLNVSLKQTGSVSVQLLLSDLLGKEIYSTPFHVVQGNTTFLIPLHSFANGIYFLRMRVNDVSVIQKVMIE